One Thiocapsa sp. genomic window carries:
- a CDS encoding glycosyltransferase yields MAKLSALAILATYNEQRFVCACIENLIRQGFETYLLDNESTDRTVEIARQYLGRGLIAIESLPRDGCYRWERILQRKVEIAQTSGHDWFMHVDADEIRLPPAQFRTIREAIAKIDSQGYNAVNFMELCFVPTREEPDHEHPHFQSTMRWYYPLRPCAHYRLNLWKRGHVPVDLAGSGGHRVEFEGIRVWPTDFPMRHYLFLSAAHAKAKWVDRIYDPEELARGWHRSRAQLQAADINLQSCRELRLYRSDAELDASEPLTSHPVFRLRSKVGAPDG; encoded by the coding sequence GTGGCTAAGCTCTCCGCCCTTGCCATCCTCGCAACCTACAACGAGCAACGCTTCGTATGCGCCTGCATCGAGAACCTGATTCGACAAGGGTTCGAGACATACCTCCTCGACAACGAATCCACGGACCGGACCGTCGAGATTGCACGGCAGTATCTTGGCCGTGGACTGATCGCAATCGAGTCGTTGCCACGGGACGGATGCTATCGTTGGGAACGGATCCTTCAGCGCAAGGTCGAGATCGCGCAGACATCCGGTCACGATTGGTTTATGCATGTCGATGCCGACGAGATTCGGCTCCCTCCCGCGCAGTTCAGGACCATTCGCGAGGCCATCGCCAAGATCGACTCGCAGGGCTACAACGCGGTCAACTTCATGGAGCTATGCTTCGTGCCGACACGCGAAGAGCCGGATCACGAGCATCCTCACTTTCAGTCGACCATGCGTTGGTACTATCCGCTGCGCCCGTGTGCGCATTATCGCCTGAATCTGTGGAAGCGCGGCCATGTGCCGGTCGATCTCGCCGGATCGGGCGGTCATCGGGTTGAGTTCGAAGGAATCCGCGTCTGGCCGACCGATTTTCCGATGCGACATTACCTGTTTCTGAGCGCCGCGCACGCGAAAGCCAAATGGGTCGATCGTATCTACGACCCCGAGGAGCTCGCACGCGGGTGGCATCGCTCGAGGGCGCAGTTGCAAGCCGCGGACATCAACCTACAAAGCTGCCGCGAGCTGCGGCTCTATCGCTCGGATGCTGAGTTGGATGCGTCCGAGCCGCTGACGAGCCACCCGGTCTTCAGACTTCGGAGCAAGGTCGGCGCCCCCGATGGCTGA
- a CDS encoding FkbM family methyltransferase codes for MSRSTKRTRIQIRKIVTVFGGRRARWLLWCERWGDRSLVSLEYRGRKHHLRLNSTDPLVWFSVFIQEDYGANLPFEPRVIVDAGAYTGLSAIYFANRYPGAKIIALEPDPENFRLLTRNVGAYDRIRPVHAALWFEDTELALYRRPEGHWASTIHAASLASGYAKADRPIPAMRIETLMSRFAVPEIDVLKVDIEGAEKEVFEHSSAWIDRVGAIFIETHDRLRAGCSDAVVAATPGFARAQTSPMTELLINPAH; via the coding sequence GTGTCCAGATCGACGAAACGAACCCGAATACAGATCAGGAAGATCGTCACCGTATTCGGAGGGCGCCGAGCACGCTGGTTGCTGTGGTGCGAGCGCTGGGGCGACCGGAGCCTAGTCTCCCTTGAGTACCGTGGGCGCAAGCATCACCTTCGACTCAACAGCACCGACCCTTTGGTGTGGTTCAGCGTCTTCATACAAGAAGATTACGGGGCAAATTTACCCTTCGAGCCTCGCGTCATCGTCGACGCCGGTGCCTACACCGGGCTGTCTGCCATCTACTTCGCCAATCGATATCCCGGAGCCAAGATCATCGCCCTAGAGCCGGATCCGGAGAATTTTCGCCTCTTGACGCGGAATGTCGGAGCGTACGATCGAATCCGCCCCGTCCATGCTGCGCTTTGGTTCGAGGACACCGAGTTGGCCCTATACCGCCGTCCGGAAGGTCATTGGGCCTCGACCATACATGCCGCGAGTCTCGCGTCCGGCTACGCAAAGGCCGATCGGCCGATCCCGGCGATGCGAATCGAGACGCTCATGTCGCGATTCGCCGTCCCGGAGATCGACGTGCTCAAGGTCGATATCGAAGGAGCGGAGAAAGAGGTCTTCGAGCACAGCTCCGCTTGGATCGACCGCGTCGGAGCCATCTTCATCGAGACACACGACCGCTTGAGGGCCGGCTGCTCGGACGCGGTTGTTGCGGCGACACCAGGCTTCGCTCGCGCCCAGACCTCGCCGATGACCGAGCTTTTGATCAATCCGGCGCACTAG
- a CDS encoding sulfotransferase codes for MISNVQIETPVAIGGVGGSGTRLIAEMLMRLGFFLGSDLNESLDNLWFTLAFKRLEILRCPDSEFQTCVDLFVRRMQGCTDFAVDDQAFLKQLARADRLQHDSPWLEERVASFCSPAATPAPGGGKWGWKEPNTQVIAERLMRSMTGLKYIHVVRNGLDMAYSQNQNQLRLWGPWVLGMDRIATDPRHALKYWCRVHEHLIGVFDRFPGRCLWVDFDTLCMDPHPTLEGMFDFLDVNPSPRRIDELALLIRPPHSIGRYRGFDSSRLDPQDIASVAKLGFPTENDTSTSDVADVQKKESRTAPGPQRTALVVLGMHRSGTSAFTRVAGLLGGAVPRDLMQPVADNNEAGFWESMGIYRLNDTLLRCAGSRWDDWRDLPFDWDNHQVSDAFMRRATAAVHHAFGSKDLIVIKDPRICRIFPFWHDALQEMGMDVLCLLPVRNPMEVAASLRRRDGFDPAKSYLLWLRHTLDAEAATRGLRRSIVTFDHLMSDWRDCAMRIQQHLGMTWPRAFVMDAAGDIDRFLQERLRHNRASAQDLDNDTSAPQWVKQTFSSFLKLVDQPDSSDALSTLDHVREELRQADRAIGPVFQLEAIAGKRLTRTVGTITASLARHKVLVQELECILSRYRSETNELRSEILVLENRVAALEAKLARCRCRANCNSPPSATAGAFRQEEGSPQLLRSASDNQDASDVLQYCFDNQ; via the coding sequence ATGATTTCGAACGTGCAAATCGAGACTCCGGTGGCCATCGGAGGTGTCGGCGGGAGCGGAACGCGCCTTATCGCCGAGATGTTGATGCGGCTTGGGTTCTTCCTCGGCAGCGACCTCAACGAATCTCTGGACAATCTTTGGTTCACGCTTGCATTTAAGCGCCTCGAGATCCTGAGATGCCCGGACTCCGAGTTCCAAACCTGTGTGGATCTGTTCGTAAGACGCATGCAGGGCTGCACGGATTTCGCCGTGGACGACCAAGCGTTCCTGAAGCAACTCGCCCGGGCGGATCGACTGCAGCACGACTCGCCGTGGCTTGAAGAGCGTGTTGCGTCCTTCTGCAGCCCGGCGGCCACTCCCGCTCCAGGTGGCGGCAAATGGGGCTGGAAAGAGCCCAACACGCAGGTCATCGCGGAGCGCCTCATGCGCTCGATGACGGGACTCAAATACATCCATGTCGTTCGCAACGGCCTGGACATGGCCTACAGCCAGAATCAGAACCAGCTGCGTCTCTGGGGCCCATGGGTCTTGGGAATGGACCGGATTGCGACTGACCCGCGACACGCACTGAAATACTGGTGCCGGGTCCATGAGCACCTTATCGGCGTCTTCGATCGGTTTCCCGGTCGTTGCCTCTGGGTTGATTTCGACACACTCTGCATGGATCCGCACCCGACGCTCGAGGGGATGTTTGATTTCCTCGATGTCAATCCGAGCCCCCGTCGCATCGACGAGTTGGCCTTGCTGATTCGACCTCCGCACTCGATCGGCCGTTATCGAGGCTTCGATAGCTCGCGACTGGATCCGCAGGACATTGCATCCGTGGCCAAGCTGGGGTTTCCGACCGAGAACGACACCTCGACATCGGATGTTGCCGATGTGCAAAAAAAGGAGTCCAGAACCGCGCCCGGGCCCCAAAGAACAGCCCTTGTCGTATTGGGCATGCATCGCAGCGGCACTTCGGCCTTTACGCGGGTTGCGGGATTGCTCGGAGGAGCCGTACCTCGAGATCTCATGCAGCCTGTCGCGGACAATAACGAAGCCGGGTTTTGGGAGTCGATGGGGATCTATCGGCTGAACGACACCCTGCTGCGCTGTGCAGGCTCGCGCTGGGACGACTGGCGCGACCTCCCATTCGACTGGGACAACCATCAAGTCTCCGATGCATTCATGCGAAGAGCGACGGCCGCTGTTCACCATGCATTCGGGTCCAAAGACCTCATCGTCATCAAAGACCCAAGAATTTGTCGGATTTTCCCGTTCTGGCACGATGCGCTCCAAGAGATGGGGATGGATGTCCTGTGCCTGCTCCCGGTGCGAAATCCAATGGAGGTGGCTGCGTCGCTGAGAAGGCGAGATGGTTTCGATCCGGCGAAGTCGTACCTTTTGTGGTTGAGGCACACGCTTGATGCCGAGGCGGCGACACGCGGTTTGCGAAGATCCATCGTCACCTTCGACCACCTCATGTCGGATTGGCGAGACTGCGCCATGCGAATCCAACAGCATCTGGGGATGACCTGGCCACGCGCATTCGTGATGGACGCGGCCGGGGATATCGATCGGTTCCTGCAGGAGCGTCTCAGACACAACCGCGCATCCGCGCAAGATCTCGACAACGACACGAGTGCGCCCCAATGGGTCAAGCAAACCTTTTCATCGTTTCTCAAGCTCGTCGATCAACCCGACTCTTCTGACGCACTATCTACGCTTGACCACGTCAGAGAAGAACTGCGGCAGGCTGACCGAGCGATCGGACCTGTCTTTCAACTTGAGGCAATTGCCGGGAAACGGCTGACTCGCACTGTCGGCACCATCACAGCGAGCCTTGCTAGGCATAAGGTGCTTGTTCAGGAGCTGGAGTGCATATTGTCTCGATATCGGTCGGAGACGAATGAGCTCCGCTCGGAAATTCTCGTTCTCGAGAATCGAGTCGCTGCGCTTGAAGCGAAGCTCGCTCGATGCCGCTGCCGCGCCAATTGCAACAGCCCCCCGTCGGCAACTGCGGGTGCATTCCGGCAAGAGGAGGGGTCTCCGCAACTCCTGCGCTCGGCATCGGATAACCAAGACGCATCGGATGTTTTACAGTACTGCTTCGATAATCAATGA